In Silene latifolia isolate original U9 population chromosome X, ASM4854445v1, whole genome shotgun sequence, the following proteins share a genomic window:
- the LOC141617834 gene encoding uncharacterized protein LOC141617834: MHIDSFNAQNSIAPITSVPNPTILIPNSSETIGITASSYKSMIQGFDDGANPLNDLSLDDIDLDSEDDAEEEGDEEDVMCPRICLTKKEKAIIYKPWRHSLIIKMFDKYIGYLSLMRKLQAKSSIKGKLTLTDLTNSYYIVRFSSKQDYDFVMTQGLWMIDDHYLTIRKWVPNFVPTEDNITKLTAWVRIPNLPVEYFNSTFLKKIGSKIGEVIRIDNNTTTAQIDQFTRLSVEVDISKPLLSKFRLNGKVYGIQYEGLKMICFKCGKTGHTTEQCKKDESSKVIMEVDDQSDNHFDANAGIKANSLEAGLRPEESADFREWLVVKKPPRRKPITSVKQALGPGNENTIFNFGQSSKSSGSRFGILEVNPEDSIIPQNPSQAPINAPNSGIIPPQNHGSNKIINQRIVSLNKQTNKLLSNSFSNRNINRYNKKDIQNQSISILTKKSTSQNIPKDSSNILKDITNIPAITKLPITTLTSNNAPASSSILKNSSLESESVHTNEPTPTLLLSRPPPPSTLMPPSEPPDRGHPATQKVAISTWPEMAAPYLGIMISEYPIMDVRIELAENNPSNLTMELSIPWSIDSVLKLVSRAYLLSLNYLPDLMSTRIPNLTPNLPHIMFMVWNVQGTRHKNKINVIKEVVRVYKPSVLSLVETHMGGDHAIKLGNILGYNGYSRVNAVGFSGSIWLYWKTGVVTVNPVREHPQYITIEIARNGEFPWFFSANYASPDPNNRQELWNELEAFARNNNRPWLIAGDINETSSLSERHGGDANMARRCQNFNNWIENCEFIELAFTGASHTWARGNTEETRKSARLDRALCNAEWGTLFEDVMVNHLPAVQSDHCPLLISPNGFAPLNAVNRPFRFQACWLTHERFKDFIESNWPTYGVFPTRLESLSRRLQDWNSEVFGDIFKRKRSLMARIGGCQRELSMGRQSHLIKLEAKLRKN, encoded by the coding sequence ATGCATATCGATTCGTTCAATGCCCAGAATTCAATCGCCCCAATTACAAGTGTACCAAATCCCACCATTCTCATACCCAATTCTAGCGAGACAATAGGGATTACAGCGTCTTCTTACAAGTCGATGATACAAGGATTTGATGATGGTGCCAATCCCTTGAATGATCTGTCTCTCGATGATATCGATCTGGATTCAGAGGATGATGCAGAAGAAGAGGGAGATGAGGAAGATGTTATGTGCCCTAGGATATGCCTGACCAAAAAGGAAAAAGCGATCATCTATAAACCGTGGCGTCATTCACTCATCATAAAGATGTTTGACAAATATATTGGCTATTTATCGCTAATGAGAAAGTTACAAGCAAAATCGTCGATTAAAGGCAAACTGACTTTAACTGATCTCACGAATTCATACTACATTGTACGATTTTCATCAAAGCAAGACTATGATTTTGTAATGACCCAGGGTCTATGGATGATCGATGACCACTACCTCACCATCAGGAAATGGGTGCCTAATTTCGTTCCTACGGAAGACAACATAACAAAGCTCACAGCGTGGGTTCGCATCCCGAATTTGCCAGTTGAATACTTTAACTCTACTTTTTTAAAGAAAATCGGATCAAAGATAGGGGAAGTGATACGCATCGACAACAACACGACTACTGCTCAAATAGACCAATTTACCCGGTTAAGTGTTGAGGTCGATATTTCTAAACCTTTATTGTCGAAGTTCAGGCTTAATGGCAAAGTATATGGTATCCAATATGAAGGTTTAAAGATGATTTGCTTTAAATGTGGTAAAACAGGCCATACAACAGAACaatgcaagaaagatgagtcctcAAAAGTTATTATGGAAGTAGATGATCAAAGTGATAACCATTTTGATGCCAACGCAGGAATAAAGGCTAACTCCTTAGAAGCAGGCCTTCGACCAGAAGAAAGTGCGGATTTCAGGGAATGGTTGGTTGTCAAGAAACCACCTCGGAGAAAACCGATCACCTCCGTTAAGCAAGCCTTAGGTCCGGGTAATGAAAACACAATATTCAATTTTGGTCAATCATCGAAATCctcggggtcaagatttggtatTCTCGAAGTCAATCCTGAAGATTCTATAATCCCGCAAAATCCAAGTCAAGCCCCTATTAATGCTCCAAATTCTGGTATTATACCTCCACAAAATCATGGATCAAATAAAATTATCAATCAAAGAATTGTTTCCTTAAATAAGCAAACCAATAAACTTCTCTCAAATTCTTTTTCTAATAGAAATATTAATAGGTATAATAAGAAAGATATCCAAAATCAATCTATTTCCATTCTTACTAAAAAATCTACTAGCCAAAATATTCCTAAAGATTCCTCTAATATTCTAAAAGATATTACTAATATCCCAGCCATCACAAAACTTCCCATCACCACGCTTACATCAAATAATGCTCCAGCTTCATCGTCCATTCTTAAGAATTCATCCTTAGAATCTGAGTCAGTCCATACCAATGAACCGACACCCACACTTCTCTTATCTCGACCACCCCCTCCCTCAACCTTGATGCCTCCCTCAGAACCCCCAGATCGAGGTCATCCCGCAACTCAAAAAGTGGCGATCTCCACTTGGCCGGAGATGGCAGCTCCTTACCTGGGAATAATGATATCGGAGTATCCAATCATGGATGTGAGAATCGAGTTAGCGGAGAACAACCCCTCGAATCTAACGATGGAATTGTCGATACCTTGGAGTATTGATAGTGTCCTAAAGCTTGTAAGTAGAGCCTATCTATTATCTCTAAATTATTTACCTGATTTAATGAGTACAAGAATACCAAATTTGACTCCTAACCTACCCCATATCATGTTTATGGTATGGAATGTTCAAGGCACCAGACATAAGAACAAAATCAATGTTATAAAGGAAGTAGTTCGTGTTTATAAACCCTCTGTGTTATCTCTCGTCGAGACTCATATGGGAGGAGATCATGCAATCAAACTAGGTAACATCCTCGGTTATAATGGGTACTCTCGGGTAAATGCAGTTGGGTTTAGTGGTAGCATATGGCTATATTGGAAAACTGGAGTTGTCACAGTGAATCCGGTTAGAGAGCACCCGCAGTATATCACTATAGAAATTGCTCGAAATGGTGAATTCCCCTGGTTTTTTTCAGCAAACTATGCAAGCCCGGACCCTAACAATCGTCAAGAGTTGTGGAACGAACTGGAAGCTTTTGCACGAAATAATAATAGACCTTGGCTTATCGCTGGCGACATTAATGAGACTAGTTCTCTTAGTGAAAGGCATGGGGGTGATGCGAATATGGCAAGACGATGTCAGAATTTTAATAATTGGATCGAAAATTGCGAGTTTATTGAATTAGCTTTCACTGGAGCCTCTCATACTTGGGCAAGGGGTAACACCGAGGAAACTCGGAAAAGTGCGAGATTGGATAGGGCTCTCTGTAATGCGGAGTGGGGAACGTTATTCGAAGATGTAATGGTCAATCACCTCCCAGCAGTTCAATCTGACCATTGCCCTCTTCTTATATCACCAAATGGTTTCGCTCCTCTTAATGCCGTCAACAGGCCTTTCCGCTTTCAAGCGTGCTGGCTTACCCATGAGAGATTCAAAGACTTCATTGAGTCTAATTGGCCAACATACGGCGTTTTTCCAACACGGTTAGAGTCTTTGTCGAGGAGGCTCCAAGATTGGAACTCAGAAGTGTTTGGCGACATATTTAAGAGGAAAAGATCGCTAATGGCAAGAATAGGTGGCTGTCAACGAGAGCTCTCGATGGGAAGACAGAGTCATCTAATCAAACTAGAAGCGAAATTACGTAAAAACTAA
- the LOC141617835 gene encoding uncharacterized protein LOC141617835: protein MATKIDLEKAYDRLRWSFIYATLSDMSFLLLLIDVIIECVQSPRMRILWNGEPTTQFIPSRGLRQGDPLSSYLFVMCLEKLKQAINLEVRNHNWKPIILCRDGTMLTNLFFADDMVIFGEASVEQALVINFVINNFCKAYGEKVSVPKSRVFFSNNTDISTRTEVCEALGFEETDDLGKYLGMPTINGRVTRQTFAHLEDKINKRLAGWSTKRLSLAGRATLVQSTLTTIANYRWKWELFSDLLPQTILQKIASISLIEDPDMEDSLYGIGTSTGKFSIKLALGFLQSENTTDEIEPIIWRTIWLLPIQQRVRMFLWLAGHERIMVNVNRVKQNMGDNPLCPRCEEDEETTDHLLRHCEISRQVWSLLGIDSSNPTFYNSSFPEWITKCASNGVATSEPNWPIFFAITCWWLWKWRNNIVFGREAENPTNPKVFLHQQFDATKKAFDRFDIFIPNSQPVSKEVYIR from the exons ATGGCTACTAAAATCGACCTTGAAAAAGCTTATGACCGTCTTCGATGGAGTTTTATTTATGCTACTCTAAGCGACATGAGCTTCCTGCTCCTTCTTATTGATGTTATTATTGAGTGCGTTCAGTCACCTCGTATGCGGATTTTGTGGAACGGCGAGCCAACAACTCAGTTTATACCTTCACGCGGTCTCCGTCAAGGGGACCCCTTGTCCTCTTACCTTTTTGTCATGTGCTTAGAAAAATTAAAACAAGCTATCAATTTAGAGGTTCGCAATCATAATTGGAAGCCAATTATTTTATGTCGAGATGGAACTATGCTCACTAATCTCTTCTTCGCGGACGACATGGTTATATTCGGGGAGGCATCAGTAGAACAAGCTCTAGTAATcaattttgttatcaataattTTTGTAAAGCTTATGGTGAAAAGGTTAGTGTTCCTAAGTCTCGGGTTTTCTTTTCTAATAACACGGACATTAGCACCAGAACCGAGGTGTGTGAGGCCTTGGGGTTCGAAGAAACGGATGACCTAGGAAAGTATCTCGGGATGCCTACTATTAATGGTCGTGTTACTAGGCAAACCTTTGCTCATTTAGAAGACAAGATCAATAAGAGGTTAGCAGGGTGGTCGACTAAACGACTATCTCTAGCCGGGAGAGCAACTCTTGTTCAATCCACCCTGACTACCATAGCCAATTATA GGTGGAAATGGGAACTTTTCTCCGACCTACTACCGCAAACTATTCTCCAGAAGATTGCATCCATTTCTCTCATTGAAGACCCTGATATGGAGGACTCCCTCTACGGGATTGGTACTTCAACAGGCAAGTTTTCGATAAAATTAGCCCTCGGTTTCTTGCAAAGCGAGAATACAACGGATGAAATAGAACCAATAATTTGGCGCACTATCTGGCTTTTGCCTATACAACAACGAGTCCGTATGTTCCTATGGTTAGCAGGTCATGAGAGAATAATGGTGAATGTTAATAGAGTTAAACAAAATATGGGGGATAATCCCCTGTGCCCACGATGCGAAGAAGACGAGGAAACAACTGATCATCTTCTCCGTCATTGTGAAATTTCACGACAGGTATGGAGTCTACTCGGTATAGATAGCTCTAATCCCACATTCTATAATTCGTCTTTCCCCGAGTGGATTACTAAGTGTGCAAGTAACGGAGTAGCGACGTCGGAACCAAACTGGCCGATCTTTTTCGCCATAACGTGTTGGTGGCTATGGAAATGGCGTAATAATATCGTGTTTGGGCGTGAGGCAGAAAATCCAACGAATCCTAAAGTTTTCCTTCATCAGCAGTTTGATGCTACGAAAAAAGCCTTCGACCGTTTTGATATCTTTATCCCTAACTCTCAACCGGTGAGTAAAGAAGTGTACATCCGCTAG